A region from the Pelagovum pacificum genome encodes:
- the ytfQ gene encoding galactofuranose ABC transporter, galactofuranose-binding protein YtfQ: MKKYLLGAALAALSTGATAQTIGFSQIGSESGWRAAETTVTQQQAEERGIDLRFSDAQQRQENQIAAIRSFVAQGVDAILLAPVVATGWDSVLEEAAEAEIPVVLLDRMVDSDPSLYLTAVGSDLVHEGEVAGQWLVDNKPEGECRVVELQGTTGSSPAIDRANGFLSAIEGHDDIEIVRSQTGDFTRSGGKEVMESFLQAEGGGDNICALYAHNDDMALGAIQAIKEAGIDPGDDILIVSIDAVPDIFLAMADGDANATVELTPNMAGPAFDALDAYMNDGTEPEKFIQTESTLYTQADDPMGEYEARKDLGY; the protein is encoded by the coding sequence ATGAAGAAATATTTGCTTGGTGCAGCCTTGGCTGCGCTCTCTACAGGTGCGACCGCACAGACCATCGGCTTCTCGCAGATCGGGTCTGAATCGGGCTGGCGTGCGGCGGAAACCACCGTCACGCAGCAACAGGCCGAAGAGCGCGGCATCGATCTGCGCTTCTCCGACGCGCAGCAGCGCCAGGAAAACCAGATTGCAGCGATCCGGTCCTTCGTCGCCCAGGGCGTCGACGCGATCCTGCTCGCTCCGGTTGTGGCGACCGGCTGGGACAGCGTGCTGGAAGAGGCCGCGGAAGCCGAGATCCCGGTCGTCCTGCTCGACCGGATGGTGGACAGCGATCCGTCGCTCTACCTGACTGCCGTCGGCTCCGACCTCGTCCACGAGGGTGAAGTCGCCGGCCAGTGGCTGGTCGACAACAAGCCCGAGGGCGAGTGCCGCGTCGTCGAGCTTCAGGGCACCACCGGCTCGTCCCCGGCCATCGACCGGGCGAACGGCTTCCTGAGCGCCATCGAAGGTCACGACGATATCGAGATCGTCCGCAGCCAGACCGGCGACTTCACCCGCTCCGGCGGCAAGGAAGTCATGGAGAGCTTCCTTCAGGCGGAAGGTGGCGGCGACAACATCTGCGCGCTCTACGCCCATAACGACGACATGGCCCTTGGCGCGATCCAGGCCATCAAGGAAGCGGGCATCGATCCCGGCGACGACATCCTCATCGTCTCCATCGACGCGGTGCCGGACATCTTCCTCGCCATGGCCGACGGCGATGCCAACGCCACGGTCGAGCTGACGCCGAACATGGCCGGCCCGGCCTTCGACGCACTCGATGCCTACATGAACGACGGCACCGAGCCGGAGAAGTTCATCCAGACCGAATCCACGCTCTACACCCAGGCCGACGATCCGATGGGCGAATACGAGGCCCGCAAGGACCTCGGCTACTGA
- a CDS encoding IclR family transcriptional regulator: MTVQKRGRTSGIDRALQILDILTERHGPMTGYQLAKVTGAPPSTIYKLVEELIERSMLVRTGDDRIWLGPRLMRYGLAYRARMSAFGEAERAMFALNERVREMVQICARDEGMMQVVAMAEGSAGPFRVTSDVGTRVPLNWTASGRLLVGHLPDRARLEVFRTHARPSNTGLAETDPDRLAEISRVDFVDGLSVQIDTSEDQVACIAAPIRDLDGTCRLTMSVVMPKHRVQEKFDLVAREVRAAARDVERSLGLHHG; encoded by the coding sequence ATGACCGTTCAGAAACGCGGCAGGACCAGCGGCATCGATCGTGCGCTGCAAATCCTTGATATCCTGACCGAGCGACACGGTCCGATGACCGGCTACCAACTCGCCAAGGTGACCGGGGCTCCGCCGTCGACGATCTACAAGCTGGTCGAAGAGCTGATCGAACGGTCGATGCTGGTCCGCACCGGAGACGACCGTATCTGGCTCGGCCCCCGGCTGATGCGATACGGGCTGGCTTACCGCGCACGGATGAGCGCCTTCGGCGAGGCTGAGCGCGCGATGTTCGCCCTGAACGAGCGCGTGCGCGAGATGGTCCAGATCTGCGCGCGGGACGAAGGCATGATGCAGGTCGTCGCGATGGCCGAGGGCTCTGCCGGGCCGTTCCGCGTGACCTCTGACGTCGGCACGCGTGTGCCCCTGAACTGGACCGCGTCGGGGCGCCTGCTGGTCGGACACTTGCCCGACCGCGCTCGGCTTGAAGTGTTCCGCACTCATGCGCGCCCCTCGAACACTGGACTTGCCGAAACCGACCCGGACCGGTTGGCCGAGATCAGCCGTGTCGACTTCGTCGATGGTTTGTCGGTCCAGATCGACACCTCCGAGGACCAGGTGGCGTGCATCGCCGCCCCGATCCGCGACCTCGACGGCACTTGTCGGTTGACCATGTCGGTCGTCATGCCGAAGCACCGCGTGCAGGAGAAGTTCGACCTGGTCGCGAGGGAAGTGCGGGCTGCCGCCCGCGATGTCGAACGTTCGCTGGGGCTGCATCACGGCTGA
- a CDS encoding ABC transporter permease, with protein MRKYLTQRLIGMLVVIFLVLTIAFILVRLAPGDPASLMLGPDATPEEVDDLRVRLGLDRPILVQYGTFLVNAMRGDLGSSLFFNMPVTEVLASRAEPSIFLALFSLLVALFIATPIGIWAAYRRGSVGDQMSVTSAMLAASVPSFLTGLIFQRYLATDLGWFPVSGYGGPDADFAERMRHLILPAITLGITNSALILRFTRASMLDILGEDYVRTARAKGMTERRVVLRHALKNAGIPIITVVGLTFALLVSGAVVTERVFNLPGLGNLVVNAVLRRDYPVIQGTLIVVAALYVLVNLVTDLLYLVVDKRVKY; from the coding sequence ATGCGGAAATATCTGACACAACGCCTGATCGGGATGCTGGTCGTCATCTTCCTGGTGCTGACCATCGCCTTCATTCTCGTGCGCCTTGCACCGGGCGATCCCGCGTCACTGATGCTGGGCCCTGATGCGACCCCCGAAGAGGTCGACGACCTCAGGGTGCGCCTGGGGCTCGACCGGCCGATCCTCGTGCAATACGGCACCTTCCTGGTCAACGCGATGCGCGGCGATCTCGGCTCTTCGCTCTTCTTCAACATGCCGGTAACCGAAGTCCTGGCCAGCCGAGCCGAACCTTCGATTTTCCTGGCGCTGTTTTCGCTGTTGGTCGCGCTGTTCATCGCGACGCCGATCGGCATCTGGGCCGCCTACCGGCGCGGCTCCGTCGGAGACCAGATGTCGGTGACGAGCGCCATGTTGGCCGCCAGTGTACCGAGCTTCCTCACCGGGCTGATCTTCCAACGCTACCTCGCCACCGATCTCGGATGGTTCCCCGTATCGGGCTACGGCGGACCAGATGCCGACTTTGCCGAGCGGATGCGTCACCTGATCCTTCCGGCGATCACGCTGGGGATCACGAACTCCGCTTTGATCCTGCGCTTCACGCGCGCCTCGATGCTGGACATCCTCGGCGAGGACTACGTCCGCACCGCCCGTGCCAAGGGCATGACCGAACGGCGCGTCGTGCTGCGGCACGCGCTGAAGAACGCTGGCATCCCCATTATCACGGTCGTGGGCCTGACCTTCGCGCTGCTTGTATCCGGCGCCGTCGTAACGGAGCGGGTGTTCAACCTGCCCGGCCTCGGCAACCTCGTGGTCAACGCCGTGCTGCGCCGGGATTACCCGGTGATCCAGGGCACGCTCATCGTGGTTGCCGCACTCTACGTGCTGGTGAACCTCGTGACGGACCTTCTCTACCTCGTGGTCGACAAACGGGTGAAATACTGA
- a CDS encoding exopolysaccharide biosynthesis protein, which yields MTDHPLEGILEKLSGLGEDGGSVDLKTVVHTLETRGFGPLLMVLSALMMLPVGMLPGFPAIIGLLFVLCGAQMIRGKSGVWIPDWLGRREMPADKLRSSIDKVWPMVRRLRKVIGERMSWAVHGTATRLIAIVLIVAGLAMIGLGFVPGLPFVLALPVLLFGIGLTAGDGLVVVAGFVLLLPAVAVGWMGI from the coding sequence ATGACAGATCATCCGCTTGAGGGGATCCTCGAAAAGCTCTCCGGGCTCGGCGAGGACGGGGGCAGCGTCGACCTCAAGACGGTCGTCCACACGCTGGAGACACGGGGCTTCGGGCCGCTTCTTATGGTGCTCTCGGCACTCATGATGCTGCCGGTCGGCATGTTGCCGGGATTCCCTGCCATCATAGGACTGCTCTTTGTCCTGTGCGGGGCGCAGATGATCCGGGGCAAATCGGGTGTCTGGATTCCCGACTGGCTCGGGCGGCGCGAGATGCCTGCCGACAAGCTGCGCTCCAGCATCGACAAGGTATGGCCCATGGTGCGTCGTCTGCGGAAGGTGATCGGCGAGCGCATGAGCTGGGCTGTTCACGGTACTGCAACACGCCTCATCGCCATCGTGCTGATCGTTGCGGGGCTGGCGATGATCGGCTTGGGTTTCGTGCCGGGCCTGCCGTTCGTCCTGGCGCTTCCGGTGCTGCTGTTCGGGATCGGACTGACAGCCGGCGACGGGCTGGTCGTCGTCGCCGGCTTCGTTCTGTTGCTCCCCGCCGTCGCCGTCGGCTGGATGGGGATCTAG
- a CDS encoding aminotransferase class V-fold PLP-dependent enzyme, producing the protein MLRNEEYGVDWSWHDANGLSRVVNVSGTMTALGGSVTTKRVAEATAAAMPRFAKIHELQAQASETIARLTGAEAGFLTASASAGISLSVAGCLTGLDPAKVEALPEGAGPDNGVAVQMGHLCEYGAPVSQAITLVGGKVHVFGQSTQTRDYQLEAALEGAAAALYVVSHHVVDYGMMPLETFIKIAHAKGVPVIVDAASEYDLTGMIAKGADIAIYSGHKFMGGPTSGIVAGRKDLVRAAYLQNIGIGRGMKIGKESIAGSIAAMEQWLERDHAAIRARETEALQMWSEAVADLPGITAKALPDPTDNPLERLRVWVDPAVAGASAAQFAVAFGRQDPPIVVRGHEVEKGYFDLDPCNLTDGQAALVRDALTRVLSDKSAVEIDEAAAHDDVRNGGTESYLNWLS; encoded by the coding sequence ATGTTGCGAAATGAAGAATACGGCGTCGACTGGAGCTGGCACGATGCCAACGGGCTGAGCCGCGTCGTCAACGTGTCCGGCACGATGACCGCTCTTGGCGGCTCCGTCACCACGAAGCGCGTGGCCGAAGCGACGGCCGCGGCGATGCCGCGCTTCGCCAAGATACATGAGCTGCAGGCCCAAGCTTCGGAGACGATCGCGCGCCTGACGGGTGCAGAGGCGGGCTTCCTCACCGCGTCGGCCAGCGCCGGCATTTCGCTTTCGGTGGCCGGCTGCCTCACCGGGCTCGATCCGGCCAAGGTCGAAGCGCTGCCCGAGGGCGCTGGTCCCGATAACGGTGTCGCGGTCCAGATGGGCCACCTCTGCGAATACGGCGCACCGGTCAGCCAGGCGATCACCCTCGTCGGTGGCAAGGTCCATGTTTTCGGCCAGTCAACCCAGACCCGCGACTATCAACTCGAGGCCGCGCTCGAAGGCGCGGCGGCGGCGCTCTATGTCGTGTCGCACCATGTGGTCGACTACGGAATGATGCCGCTCGAGACGTTCATCAAGATCGCTCATGCCAAGGGCGTACCGGTGATCGTCGATGCCGCCTCCGAGTATGACCTGACCGGCATGATCGCGAAGGGCGCCGATATCGCCATCTATTCCGGTCACAAGTTCATGGGCGGTCCGACGTCGGGCATCGTTGCCGGGCGCAAGGACCTCGTCCGCGCGGCCTATCTGCAGAACATCGGCATCGGCCGGGGCATGAAGATCGGCAAGGAAAGCATCGCCGGTAGCATCGCCGCGATGGAGCAGTGGCTGGAGCGCGATCACGCCGCCATCCGCGCCAGGGAAACCGAAGCCCTACAGATGTGGAGCGAGGCAGTCGCCGACCTGCCCGGCATCACCGCCAAGGCCCTGCCCGACCCGACGGACAACCCGCTCGAGCGGTTGCGGGTCTGGGTTGACCCCGCCGTAGCCGGAGCGTCTGCCGCGCAGTTCGCCGTCGCCTTCGGCCGGCAGGATCCACCGATCGTCGTGCGCGGCCACGAGGTCGAGAAGGGCTACTTCGATCTCGACCCCTGCAACCTGACCGACGGACAGGCTGCGCTCGTCCGCGATGCCCTGACCCGCGTCCTCTCGGACAAGTCCGCCGTCGAGATCGACGAAGCGGCGGCGCATGATGATGTCCGCAACGGCGGCACCGAGTCCTATCTGAACTGGCTGAGTTGA
- a CDS encoding ABC transporter ATP-binding protein: MSGGETILEVDRLQVGFGKGDKSVTALREVSFSLERGRTLALVGESGSGKSVTSLALMGLLPPSGRVLSGEMHFTGRDGVRHDLRALDPAGFRALRGPGISMIFQEPMSSLNPLFTVGDQIGEMLLLHEGINGAARRKRVIEMLELVEIPGAANRIDTYPHEMSGGMRQRVMIAMAMICNPALLIADEPTTALDVTIQAQILDLMRRLQKDLGMSVLFITHDMGVVAEMADDVAVMYAGAVVEQAGVLDLFDQPSHPYTQGLLNSIPRPDPALQGKLVPIPGTVPPPNALPPGCAFAPRCPLAEDRCREPVHLERKAPAHLAACIHDFAGAA, encoded by the coding sequence ATGAGCGGCGGCGAGACTATCCTCGAGGTCGACCGGCTTCAGGTCGGGTTCGGCAAGGGCGACAAGTCCGTTACAGCGCTGCGCGAAGTCAGCTTCTCGCTCGAGCGCGGACGGACGCTGGCGCTCGTCGGGGAAAGCGGCTCAGGCAAGTCGGTGACGTCACTCGCATTGATGGGACTGCTGCCGCCGAGCGGCCGGGTGCTGTCCGGCGAGATGCACTTCACCGGACGGGACGGCGTCAGGCATGACCTGCGCGCCCTCGACCCCGCCGGCTTCCGAGCGCTGCGCGGTCCCGGCATCTCGATGATCTTCCAGGAACCGATGTCGTCGCTGAACCCGCTGTTTACGGTCGGCGACCAGATCGGCGAGATGCTTCTGCTGCACGAAGGCATCAACGGCGCGGCGCGGCGCAAGCGCGTGATCGAGATGTTGGAGCTGGTCGAGATCCCCGGTGCCGCCAACCGCATCGACACCTACCCGCACGAGATGTCCGGAGGCATGCGTCAGCGGGTGATGATCGCGATGGCGATGATCTGCAATCCTGCGCTGCTGATCGCGGACGAGCCGACGACCGCGCTCGACGTGACGATCCAGGCGCAGATCCTGGACCTCATGCGGCGGCTTCAGAAGGACCTCGGCATGTCGGTGCTGTTCATCACCCACGACATGGGCGTCGTCGCCGAAATGGCCGACGACGTGGCCGTCATGTATGCCGGCGCGGTTGTCGAGCAGGCCGGCGTGCTGGACCTGTTCGACCAGCCGAGCCATCCGTATACTCAGGGTCTGCTCAACTCGATCCCGCGGCCCGACCCGGCACTTCAGGGCAAGCTCGTGCCGATTCCCGGCACTGTGCCGCCGCCCAACGCCCTGCCGCCCGGGTGCGCCTTTGCGCCGCGATGCCCGCTGGCCGAGGACCGCTGCCGCGAACCAGTTCACCTGGAGAGGAAGGCGCCGGCGCACCTCGCCGCCTGCATCCACGACTTCGCGGGGGCGGCATGA
- a CDS encoding RidA family protein, with protein sequence MTVELTTTPESRLKELGLVLPGRAPNPIGSFCNVRREGNLIYVSGQGPVQADGTLLRGKVGSEVTAEEARDHARLVAINILAALRDALGSLDKVGSVVKLLGMVNADPDFEKHPFVIDGASNLLAEVFGKSGIHARSAFGVGSLPNRITVEIEAIFGAAEQDQP encoded by the coding sequence ATGACCGTTGAGCTGACCACGACACCGGAATCGCGTCTTAAGGAGCTTGGGCTCGTTCTGCCCGGGCGGGCGCCGAACCCGATCGGGTCGTTCTGCAATGTCCGGCGCGAAGGCAACTTGATCTACGTCTCGGGCCAGGGCCCGGTGCAGGCGGACGGCACGTTGCTGCGCGGTAAGGTCGGCTCGGAAGTCACCGCTGAAGAGGCGCGAGACCATGCGCGCCTCGTCGCTATCAACATTCTTGCGGCGTTGAGAGACGCACTCGGCTCGCTCGACAAGGTCGGCAGCGTCGTGAAACTGCTTGGGATGGTAAATGCCGATCCCGACTTCGAGAAGCATCCCTTCGTGATCGATGGCGCGTCGAACCTGTTGGCCGAAGTCTTCGGCAAGTCGGGCATCCACGCCCGCTCGGCCTTCGGAGTGGGATCTCTGCCGAACCGGATCACCGTCGAAATCGAGGCGATCTTCGGAGCGGCCGAGCAAGATCAGCCGTGA
- a CDS encoding sugar ABC transporter ATP-binding protein: MLLTIEDLTKTFPGTVALDGVRFDLRAGEVHALLGENGAGKSTLIKCLTGVHIRDRGEITLDGQPISPTSTLEAQELGIGTVYQEVNLLPNLTVAENLTFGRQPTRFGMVSGRQMRADAEEMLAGYGLDHVNVGRELGTYSVAVQQIVAIARAVALSGKVLILDEPTASLDARETETLFDVVRRLRDRGLGIIFISHFLDQVFELSDRMTVLRNGRHIVTAETSEMDRLQLIHHMLGHELEEAESRKTSREAGPEVLRFEGLARRGKVEPFDLSVRKGEVIGLAGLLGSGRTETADVLFGRTPPDRGKATDADGPVDLGNPRAAIAGGFGYAPEDRKTDGIIADLSVRENIALALQARRGWAKPIPRAEQRALADDYIRRLDIRTSDAEKAVGDLSGGNQQKVVLARWLAMNPRFLILDEPTRGIDVGAHAEILKLIGELTDQGMSILLISSEFDELIAASDRVIVVRDRRHVSELVGEEIETGRIIKSIAAHDTTEGAAL; encoded by the coding sequence ATGCTGCTGACCATCGAGGACCTGACCAAGACCTTCCCCGGCACGGTCGCGCTCGACGGGGTCCGGTTCGACCTCAGGGCCGGCGAGGTCCATGCGCTTCTCGGGGAGAACGGCGCGGGAAAGTCCACGCTTATCAAGTGCCTGACCGGCGTCCACATCCGCGACCGCGGGGAGATCACGCTCGATGGCCAACCGATCTCACCCACCTCCACGCTAGAGGCGCAGGAGCTCGGTATCGGCACGGTCTACCAGGAAGTGAACCTCCTGCCGAACCTCACCGTGGCCGAGAACCTCACCTTCGGACGCCAGCCGACTCGGTTCGGCATGGTCTCGGGGCGGCAGATGAGGGCGGACGCCGAAGAGATGCTTGCGGGCTACGGGCTCGACCACGTCAATGTCGGCCGCGAACTCGGGACATATTCCGTCGCCGTGCAGCAGATCGTCGCCATCGCCCGCGCCGTCGCGCTTTCCGGCAAGGTGCTGATCCTCGACGAGCCGACCGCGAGCCTCGACGCCCGAGAGACCGAGACGCTGTTCGACGTCGTCCGGCGCCTGCGGGACCGTGGGCTCGGCATCATCTTCATTTCGCACTTCCTCGATCAGGTGTTCGAGCTCAGCGACCGGATGACGGTGCTCCGCAACGGGCGCCATATCGTCACCGCCGAGACGTCCGAGATGGATCGCCTGCAGCTGATCCACCACATGCTCGGCCACGAACTGGAGGAGGCCGAAAGCCGCAAGACCAGCCGCGAGGCCGGCCCGGAAGTGCTTCGGTTCGAAGGTCTCGCCCGGCGCGGTAAGGTGGAGCCGTTCGATCTGTCCGTCCGCAAGGGCGAAGTGATCGGGCTTGCCGGTCTGCTCGGCTCCGGCCGAACCGAGACGGCGGATGTGCTGTTCGGGCGTACACCGCCCGACCGGGGCAAGGCGACCGACGCCGACGGCCCCGTCGACCTCGGCAATCCCCGCGCCGCGATAGCGGGTGGCTTCGGCTATGCGCCCGAAGACCGCAAGACCGACGGGATCATCGCGGATCTTTCGGTGCGCGAGAACATCGCGCTCGCCCTTCAGGCACGGCGGGGCTGGGCCAAGCCGATCCCCCGGGCCGAGCAACGCGCCCTTGCCGATGACTACATCCGTCGCCTCGACATCCGCACCTCCGACGCGGAGAAGGCCGTGGGCGACCTCTCGGGGGGCAACCAGCAGAAGGTCGTGCTGGCCCGCTGGCTCGCGATGAACCCCCGCTTCCTGATCCTCGACGAGCCGACGCGCGGCATCGACGTCGGTGCCCATGCCGAGATCCTCAAGCTGATCGGCGAGCTGACCGACCAGGGCATGTCGATCCTGTTGATCTCGTCCGAGTTCGACGAGCTGATCGCCGCGTCCGACCGCGTCATCGTGGTGCGTGACCGCCGCCATGTCTCCGAACTGGTGGGTGAAGAGATCGAGACGGGCCGCATCATCAAGTCGATCGCCGCTCACGACACGACCGAGGGAGCCGCACTATGA
- a CDS encoding ABC transporter ATP-binding protein, producing MTDNLLEIRNLTKQFNTPSGTVHAVDDVSFDVPRGSIVGLVGESGSGKTTLGRTLLRLIEPTSGNIHFDGTDLTTLSSTDMREMRRRMQIIFQDPVSSLNPRLKVGDLIAEGLKAYGIGTRKERRDRVAALLEEVGLNADYMDRYPHAFSGGQRQRIGIARALALEPEFIVADESVSALDVSIQAQVLNLLLDLRERRNLTMLFIAHDLSVVNYLCDRVAVMYLGRMMELGPVGDIHSDPAHPYTRALNSAIPMPDPRAVRAREHLTGDIPSPLAPPSGCVFRTRCQHATDICADGRPEPLSAGADHLTYCKRFEDIYDR from the coding sequence ATGACGGACAACCTCCTTGAAATCCGGAACCTCACCAAGCAGTTCAACACGCCTTCTGGCACTGTTCACGCAGTCGATGACGTCAGCTTTGACGTTCCGCGCGGCTCGATCGTCGGGCTTGTGGGTGAAAGCGGCTCCGGCAAGACAACGTTGGGACGGACGCTGCTGCGGCTGATCGAACCGACTTCGGGCAACATTCATTTCGACGGCACCGACCTCACCACGCTGTCCAGCACCGACATGCGCGAGATGCGGCGGCGGATGCAGATCATCTTCCAGGATCCGGTGTCGTCGCTGAACCCGCGGCTGAAGGTCGGAGACCTGATCGCCGAAGGGCTCAAGGCCTACGGGATCGGCACTCGCAAGGAGCGGCGCGACCGCGTCGCCGCACTTCTCGAAGAGGTCGGGCTGAATGCCGATTACATGGACCGCTACCCGCACGCCTTCTCCGGCGGGCAGCGTCAACGGATCGGCATCGCACGTGCCCTCGCGCTCGAGCCCGAGTTCATCGTGGCAGACGAGAGCGTCTCCGCGCTCGACGTTTCGATCCAGGCGCAGGTTCTGAACCTGCTCTTGGACCTGCGCGAGCGTCGGAACCTGACGATGTTGTTCATCGCGCACGACCTGTCGGTGGTGAACTACCTCTGCGACCGCGTTGCAGTCATGTACCTCGGTCGAATGATGGAGCTGGGCCCGGTCGGCGATATTCATAGCGATCCGGCACATCCCTACACGCGGGCCCTGAATTCGGCGATCCCGATGCCAGACCCGAGAGCCGTCCGTGCGCGGGAGCATCTAACCGGGGATATTCCGTCGCCGCTCGCGCCGCCGTCGGGCTGCGTGTTCCGGACCCGCTGTCAGCACGCCACAGATATCTGCGCCGACGGGCGCCCCGAGCCGCTGTCAGCTGGCGCTGACCACCTGACCTACTGCAAACGTTTTGAGGACATTTATGACCGTTGA
- a CDS encoding amidohydrolase/deacetylase family metallohydrolase — protein sequence MSLKLTNFKTVAFDTTADTIFVDDEGKVAAGPIDGAQDLDLKGAWLSPGWSDLHVHVWHGGTDISIRASEAGRPTGVTSMADAGSAGEASFHGLREYVIEPQAETIKAFLNIGSIGLVACNRVPELQDWRSIDIDKTLEVIEANRDVICGIKVRASGVIVGSWGITPAKIAKRVAEMTNLPLMVHVGEPPPLIDEVFEILTPGDIVTHCFNGKPAGSIRDTQALFRMAQDLAERGILMDIGHGGASFNFRTARESIADGLRPFSISTDLHKHSMEKPVYDMATTMSKLLAVGLPFEDVMQASTNAPRSVLDLPGADGLTPGERADFTVFDLVESEIEVLDSQGNAMVMDKVFEPRGTVLGAEWQDAARRLP from the coding sequence ATGTCCCTGAAACTCACAAACTTCAAAACAGTGGCCTTCGACACCACCGCCGACACGATCTTCGTCGATGACGAGGGCAAGGTCGCAGCCGGCCCGATCGACGGCGCGCAGGACCTCGACCTCAAGGGTGCCTGGCTGTCGCCCGGCTGGAGCGACCTGCACGTGCACGTCTGGCACGGCGGCACCGACATCTCGATCCGGGCATCCGAAGCGGGTCGCCCGACCGGCGTCACCTCTATGGCCGACGCGGGCAGCGCCGGCGAGGCCAGCTTTCACGGGCTCCGGGAATACGTGATCGAGCCGCAGGCCGAGACGATCAAGGCGTTCCTCAATATCGGCTCGATCGGCCTTGTCGCCTGCAACCGTGTGCCCGAGCTTCAGGACTGGCGCTCGATCGACATCGACAAGACGCTCGAGGTAATCGAGGCGAACCGCGATGTGATCTGCGGGATCAAGGTGCGGGCCTCCGGTGTCATCGTCGGCAGTTGGGGCATTACACCGGCGAAGATTGCCAAGCGGGTGGCAGAGATGACCAACCTGCCGCTGATGGTACACGTCGGCGAGCCGCCCCCGCTGATCGACGAAGTGTTCGAAATCCTGACGCCCGGCGACATCGTCACGCACTGTTTCAACGGCAAACCGGCCGGCTCGATCCGCGACACCCAGGCACTGTTCCGCATGGCGCAGGACCTGGCAGAGCGCGGCATCCTGATGGACATCGGCCATGGCGGCGCCTCGTTCAACTTCCGCACGGCGCGCGAGAGCATCGCCGACGGGCTCCGCCCCTTCTCGATCTCGACCGATCTGCACAAGCACTCGATGGAAAAGCCGGTCTACGACATGGCGACAACCATGTCGAAGCTGCTGGCTGTCGGGCTGCCGTTCGAGGATGTGATGCAGGCCTCCACCAACGCGCCGCGCTCGGTCCTGGACCTGCCGGGCGCCGACGGGCTGACGCCGGGCGAGCGGGCCGACTTCACGGTTTTCGACCTGGTCGAAAGCGAAATCGAAGTGCTCGACAGCCAGGGCAACGCGATGGTCATGGATAAAGTGTTCGAGCCGCGCGGCACCGTGCTTGGCGCCGAATGGCAGGACGCCGCGCGGCGGTTGCCATGA
- a CDS encoding ABC transporter permease: protein MAGSASSASSAPPGLIRQLAARPTVLVALVLFLLVVATSFLLPAFGITDPGGMSVRSRLTPPGEDGYAFGADAFGRDVLGRLMLAGQVSLGIGLGVAALSSTVGIVIGLVAGFFRRLDTPLSRLIDAMMAFPDILLALSLVAIFGGSMGNVILALSIVYAPRIARIVRASTLVIRELPYVEAAVALGTRTPSIMVTHVLRNIVSPILVQATFIFAYAMLAEAGLSFLGVGIDPTTPTWGTMVNEGRQYIDNAFFLILIPGAAIALSVLTLQIVGDGLRDALDPRLAKET, encoded by the coding sequence ATGGCCGGCTCCGCTTCTTCCGCTTCCTCCGCACCGCCCGGCCTGATCCGGCAACTCGCCGCCCGACCGACGGTGCTGGTCGCGCTGGTGCTGTTCCTTTTGGTCGTCGCCACATCGTTCCTGCTGCCGGCGTTCGGGATCACCGACCCGGGCGGCATGTCGGTCCGAAGCCGGCTGACACCACCGGGCGAGGATGGCTATGCCTTCGGGGCCGATGCCTTCGGGCGGGACGTGCTCGGGCGGCTGATGCTGGCGGGACAGGTGTCTCTCGGTATCGGGCTCGGTGTCGCAGCCTTGTCCTCGACCGTCGGCATCGTGATCGGGCTGGTCGCCGGCTTCTTCCGTCGGCTCGACACACCGCTGTCGCGGTTGATCGATGCGATGATGGCATTCCCGGACATCCTGCTGGCACTCTCACTCGTCGCGATCTTCGGCGGCTCGATGGGCAACGTGATCCTGGCGCTCTCGATCGTCTACGCGCCGCGCATCGCGCGCATCGTGCGGGCCTCGACGCTCGTCATCCGCGAATTGCCCTACGTCGAGGCGGCCGTCGCGCTCGGCACGCGGACGCCGTCGATCATGGTCACCCATGTGCTGCGCAACATCGTCTCGCCGATTCTGGTGCAGGCCACCTTCATCTTCGCCTACGCGATGCTCGCCGAAGCCGGGCTGTCTTTCCTCGGCGTCGGGATCGACCCGACCACGCCGACCTGGGGCACGATGGTGAACGAGGGCCGCCAGTATATCGACAACGCTTTCTTCCTGATCCTCATCCCCGGCGCCGCAATCGCCCTGTCCGTGCTGACGCTGCAGATCGTCGGCGACGGCCTGCGCGACGCGCTGGACCCCCGGCTTGCCAAGGAGACGTAA